A window from Roseburia sp. 499 encodes these proteins:
- a CDS encoding methyl-accepting chemotaxis protein — protein MKKIFGTIKGKVSVMMISTSILLIAGILVASRVVSEKNVVSLCENYLYDVCTSASDTLYESFWGDAERTDMSVRLEFILNSVGIEGMKSSEACLVDTDGTYLYCKDRDKIGTVIEGNSVVQEVLDTLNTKGVITTADVRECTVDGEEKYVAFMCTVNNWVLFVQADKSEVMEPINTMNMYCMIVGVILVAVIILIGYVITSFITKPIKPLTKVIHSISEFDLSMQESMPKTKDEIGNMGLAVLDMKEKLAAIVAKLSAISEKLLNSSEELSEISREVNMASTDNSATTEELAAGMEETSASSESINENIADMQDNVINVTGKIKEGAQMTYDIMEKSEQLTNQSEKANQNTMQMYDAIRGVAKEAIKKASAVDKINELTGTIQEIAEETTLLSLNASIEAARAGENGRGFAVVADQIGKLAEQSASTATGIIDIVEQVNSSVQTLVDCLKQTLEFLGTEVTKDYSNFLTSGKEYREAAEQIQSFMIEAEKEAEELERGISIITEAIGGINTTINESAEGVSDIAGKTTDVVSYTENLYEMTKECRELSKQLNQITSGFKMD, from the coding sequence ATGAAAAAAATATTTGGAACCATAAAGGGAAAAGTGTCCGTTATGATGATTTCTACGTCCATTCTGCTGATAGCTGGGATTTTGGTGGCGTCCAGAGTGGTAAGTGAGAAGAATGTAGTTTCACTTTGTGAGAATTATTTATATGATGTATGTACTTCTGCATCAGATACTTTATATGAAAGTTTCTGGGGAGACGCAGAACGAACTGATATGTCAGTGCGCTTGGAATTTATTCTAAACAGTGTTGGTATCGAGGGAATGAAATCAAGTGAAGCATGTTTGGTAGATACAGATGGAACTTATCTTTATTGTAAAGATAGGGACAAGATAGGAACAGTAATTGAAGGAAATAGTGTTGTGCAAGAAGTTCTTGATACTTTGAATACCAAAGGTGTAATTACAACCGCAGATGTGCGGGAGTGCACGGTAGACGGGGAAGAGAAGTATGTTGCATTTATGTGTACGGTAAATAATTGGGTGTTATTTGTACAGGCAGATAAGTCTGAGGTAATGGAACCAATCAATACAATGAATATGTATTGTATGATCGTGGGAGTAATTCTGGTAGCGGTGATTATTCTAATTGGTTATGTTATTACATCCTTTATTACGAAACCTATTAAGCCTTTGACAAAGGTAATTCATTCTATTTCTGAATTTGATTTGTCTATGCAGGAAAGTATGCCAAAGACCAAGGATGAGATTGGGAATATGGGATTGGCTGTTTTGGATATGAAAGAGAAACTAGCGGCGATTGTGGCGAAATTAAGCGCTATTTCAGAGAAGTTGTTAAACAGTTCTGAAGAATTAAGTGAGATATCTAGGGAAGTAAATATGGCTTCTACTGATAATTCTGCCACAACAGAAGAGCTTGCGGCAGGAATGGAAGAAACATCTGCTTCCTCTGAATCTATTAATGAAAATATTGCAGATATGCAAGATAATGTCATCAATGTAACCGGAAAGATAAAAGAAGGAGCTCAGATGACATATGATATTATGGAGAAGTCTGAACAACTGACAAATCAAAGTGAGAAGGCAAATCAGAATACAATGCAGATGTATGATGCTATTCGAGGAGTTGCGAAGGAGGCAATTAAGAAGGCGTCTGCAGTGGATAAGATTAATGAACTGACCGGAACAATTCAGGAAATTGCGGAGGAAACCACCTTGTTATCCTTGAATGCATCTATTGAAGCTGCAAGAGCCGGAGAAAATGGAAGAGGATTTGCAGTAGTTGCAGATCAAATTGGAAAACTGGCAGAGCAGAGTGCTAGTACAGCCACAGGTATTATTGATATTGTAGAGCAGGTAAATAGTTCAGTACAGACATTAGTGGATTGTCTGAAGCAGACACTGGAATTTCTTGGGACAGAAGTTACCAAAGATTATAGCAATTTCCTTACTTCAGGAAAGGAATATAGAGAGGCAGCAGAACAGATACAGAGCTTTATGATAGAAGCAGAAAAAGAAGCTGAAGAATTAGAAAGAGGAATTTCTATTATTACGGAAGCAATTGGTGGAATTAATACTACGATTAACGAATCTGCAGAAGGTGTATCTGACATTGCAGGAAAGACTACAGACGTAGTAAGCTACACAGAAAATCTTTATGAAATGACAAAAGAGTGTAGAGAACTGTCGAAACAGCTAAATCAAATTACTTCTGGTTTTAAAATGGACTAG
- a CDS encoding ABC transporter substrate-binding protein, which produces MKKSRMGIITVLLLLAFVLNGCGNSKKDEGSIYYLNFKPEVADVWEEIAETYTKETGVEVKIITAASGTYEQVLQSEIAKREAPTLFQINGPIGYESWSEFCLDLKDTDLYEHLLDKNLAVEKDGGVYGIPYVVEGYGIIYNESIMKKYFALPDKAVSISSAEEITSYDLLKAVVEDMTAHKEQLGIEGVFGSTSLSSGEDWRWQTHLMNMPIYFEFKDKGVNDLDEIDFTYSDNFRNVFDLYVNNSCTDKTQLGTKTVNDSMEEFAKGKVAMVQNGNWAWGQISSIDGNIVSEEDVKFLPIYIGMNGEESQGICIGTENYFSVSSWASKEDQKATIDFLEWLFTSDVGKDYVTNQLGFIAPFDTFEDDEKPTDPLAQQVIETMSDESRQSVDWNFTAFPGQLFKDQFGADLLSYVKEEMTWEEVVSDVKTQWKEQK; this is translated from the coding sequence ATGAAGAAAAGCAGAATGGGAATCATTACAGTGCTGTTACTTCTGGCATTTGTATTGAATGGTTGTGGAAACTCCAAGAAAGATGAAGGAAGTATATATTACTTAAACTTTAAGCCGGAAGTAGCAGATGTATGGGAAGAAATTGCAGAGACCTATACAAAGGAAACGGGAGTAGAGGTAAAGATAATTACGGCAGCAAGCGGAACTTATGAGCAGGTACTACAGTCTGAAATTGCCAAGAGGGAGGCACCTACTTTGTTTCAGATTAATGGGCCGATTGGTTATGAGAGTTGGTCTGAGTTCTGTCTGGATTTAAAAGACACGGATTTATATGAACATTTGTTGGATAAGAATCTGGCAGTAGAAAAAGACGGTGGTGTGTATGGTATTCCATATGTAGTAGAAGGATATGGCATTATTTATAATGAGAGTATTATGAAGAAATATTTTGCATTACCGGATAAGGCAGTATCTATATCGTCCGCAGAAGAAATTACAAGTTATGATTTACTAAAGGCAGTAGTAGAGGATATGACTGCGCATAAAGAACAGTTGGGAATTGAAGGAGTGTTTGGTTCTACTTCTTTAAGTTCCGGAGAAGACTGGAGATGGCAGACACATCTTATGAATATGCCAATTTATTTTGAATTTAAGGATAAAGGGGTCAATGATCTGGATGAAATAGATTTTACATATTCTGATAATTTTAGGAATGTATTTGATCTTTATGTAAATAATTCCTGTACGGATAAAACACAGCTAGGAACTAAGACTGTAAATGATTCTATGGAAGAGTTTGCCAAAGGAAAAGTGGCTATGGTGCAGAATGGTAACTGGGCATGGGGGCAGATTAGTTCTATTGATGGAAATATAGTATCAGAGGAGGATGTAAAATTCCTTCCGATTTATATAGGGATGAATGGAGAAGAAAGCCAGGGAATCTGTATTGGTACAGAGAACTATTTCAGTGTGAGCAGTTGGGCGTCTAAAGAGGATCAGAAAGCAACCATTGATTTTCTGGAATGGCTTTTTACTTCTGATGTTGGAAAGGATTATGTAACAAATCAGCTTGGATTTATTGCACCGTTTGATACTTTTGAAGATGATGAAAAGCCGACAGACCCATTGGCACAACAGGTAATTGAAACGATGTCAGATGAAAGTCGCCAGAGTGTGGATTGGAACTTTACCGCATTCCCGGGGCAGCTCTTTAAAGATCAGTTTGGAGCAGATCTTTTGAGTTATGTGAAAGAGGAGATGACTTGGGAAGAAGTAGTAAGTGATGTAAAGACACAATGGAAAGAACAAAAATAA
- a CDS encoding phosphatidylserine decarboxylase, translating into MKYIDREGNVTIEESGQDKILYRMYNSAVGRIVLRLLIRPSVSKAAGWLLNQKCSKVLIQPFIQKNNIDMSLYEKKEYASYNEFFTRQIRKEHRPIVEDENVLISPCDGKLSVYPVEENSHFKIKNTDYTLKSLLRSGKLAQKFMGGTICIFRLTVDDYHRFCYVDNGRKSGNYHIPGVFHTVNPAANAVYPIYKENTREFSLLKSEHFKTVLMMEVGALLVGRIVNHQEAGIVQRGTEKGMFEFGGSTVILLFQKDAVEIEKELLQNTENGYETIVKMGEPIGRKRQV; encoded by the coding sequence ATGAAGTACATAGACCGGGAAGGAAATGTTACAATAGAAGAATCTGGACAGGATAAGATTTTGTACCGGATGTATAATAGCGCTGTAGGAAGAATAGTATTAAGACTTCTGATAAGACCAAGTGTTTCAAAAGCGGCAGGATGGTTGTTGAACCAGAAATGCTCTAAAGTTTTGATTCAACCGTTTATTCAAAAAAATAATATAGATATGAGTCTATATGAGAAAAAAGAATATGCATCCTATAATGAGTTTTTTACTAGACAGATACGGAAAGAGCATCGTCCAATCGTGGAGGATGAGAATGTATTAATTAGTCCTTGCGATGGAAAATTAAGCGTTTATCCTGTGGAAGAAAATAGTCATTTTAAAATAAAGAACACAGATTATACGTTAAAGTCATTGTTACGTTCCGGAAAACTTGCACAGAAGTTCATGGGAGGAACAATATGTATTTTTCGTCTGACCGTAGATGATTATCATCGATTCTGCTATGTTGATAATGGAAGAAAATCTGGGAACTATCATATTCCGGGAGTGTTCCATACTGTAAATCCGGCAGCAAATGCTGTATATCCAATATATAAGGAAAATACCAGAGAATTTTCTTTGCTAAAGAGCGAACATTTCAAGACAGTCTTGATGATGGAGGTAGGTGCTCTTTTAGTGGGACGAATTGTAAATCACCAGGAAGCAGGAATTGTGCAAAGAGGAACAGAGAAAGGTATGTTTGAATTTGGCGGTTCTACCGTAATTTTATTGTTTCAGAAGGATGCAGTAGAGATAGAGAAAGAACTATTGCAAAATACAGAGAACGGATATGAAACTATTGTGAAAATGGGAGAGCCAATAGGGCGAAAAAGGCAGGTGTGA
- a CDS encoding CDP-alcohol phosphatidyltransferase family protein: MIGFYNYSVILTYISLLSSVFGMTQAIHGRFKTAIFCLALSGLCDMFDGKIARAMKNRTEDEKSFGIQIDSLCDMVCFGVFPAMICYLLGVRGIIGLIVIAIYCVNSVIRLAFFNVMEAKNALVSENGEKFYKGLPITSMAIVLPLVFMVQFFIPDWAFRICLYVALLVVGILFVVDFKLKKPKNSTLAVLVAIVAVALVIMITFTQYRIEFRAIWPWMQMVRR; the protein is encoded by the coding sequence ATGATAGGATTTTATAATTATTCAGTAATATTAACGTACATAAGCTTGTTGTCTTCCGTATTTGGAATGACTCAAGCGATTCATGGAAGATTTAAGACGGCGATTTTTTGTTTGGCATTGTCTGGATTATGTGATATGTTTGATGGAAAAATTGCCCGTGCGATGAAGAACAGGACAGAAGATGAGAAGTCATTTGGAATTCAGATTGATTCATTATGTGATATGGTCTGTTTTGGAGTATTTCCTGCTATGATTTGTTATCTTTTAGGAGTGCGTGGTATAATTGGCCTGATTGTTATTGCAATTTACTGCGTAAACTCTGTAATACGTTTGGCATTTTTTAATGTTATGGAAGCGAAGAATGCACTTGTGTCAGAAAATGGCGAAAAGTTTTATAAGGGGCTTCCGATTACCTCTATGGCGATTGTTTTGCCACTTGTTTTTATGGTTCAGTTTTTTATACCGGATTGGGCATTTCGAATTTGTCTTTATGTGGCATTATTAGTTGTGGGAATTTTATTTGTTGTAGATTTTAAACTGAAAAAACCTAAGAATTCTACACTTGCTGTATTAGTGGCAATTGTTGCTGTTGCATTAGTGATTATGATTACGTTTACACAGTATCGTATAGAATTTCGAGCAATCTGGCCATGGATGCAAATGGTACGGCGTTAG
- a CDS encoding lysylphosphatidylglycerol synthase transmembrane domain-containing protein yields the protein MESKRKKIGNTLFLVAVFLLTIYSVFHGEDLHAVAKAIEGVNPWYIIPAGAAVIFFIWGESIIIHYMFGTLNIKTKKRTCFLYSCVGFFFSAITPSATGGQPAQIYYMRRNKIPIPVATLVLMIVTITYKSVLVFIGLFVAFFQRGFVHQYLEGILPIFYLGVALNVFCCIFMSFLVFCPNLAKNMLVKGMHFLEHIHLMKKKPERQQKLEASMERYEAAAVYFKTHKMVIGNVMVITFLQRFALFFVTWFVYKAFGLSGASVYDVVMLQAVVSVSVDMLPLPGGMGISENLFLIIFKSVFVGSLLLPGMVLSRGIAYYVQLLFSAVMTAVAHFRIGHSQTE from the coding sequence GTGGAGAGTAAGAGAAAGAAAATAGGAAATACATTGTTTTTAGTAGCAGTTTTTTTATTAACGATTTACAGTGTGTTTCATGGGGAAGATTTGCATGCGGTTGCAAAGGCGATAGAGGGAGTAAATCCTTGGTATATCATACCTGCCGGGGCGGCGGTTATATTTTTTATCTGGGGTGAATCCATCATTATTCATTATATGTTTGGAACCCTGAATATTAAAACAAAAAAAAGAACTTGTTTTCTGTATTCCTGTGTGGGATTTTTCTTTAGTGCAATTACACCGTCTGCTACAGGCGGACAGCCGGCACAAATATACTATATGCGTAGAAATAAAATTCCAATACCGGTAGCGACATTAGTTCTGATGATTGTTACAATTACATATAAATCAGTATTGGTTTTTATTGGATTGTTTGTAGCATTTTTTCAAAGAGGATTCGTACATCAGTACTTAGAGGGAATCCTTCCGATTTTTTATCTTGGAGTAGCTTTAAATGTATTCTGTTGCATTTTTATGTCGTTTCTGGTGTTTTGTCCTAATCTTGCAAAGAATATGTTGGTAAAGGGAATGCACTTTCTGGAACATATACATTTGATGAAGAAGAAGCCGGAGCGTCAGCAAAAATTAGAAGCATCTATGGAACGTTATGAAGCAGCAGCAGTTTATTTTAAAACACACAAAATGGTAATTGGAAATGTAATGGTGATTACTTTTTTACAGAGGTTTGCGCTGTTTTTTGTTACATGGTTTGTATATAAAGCATTTGGCTTAAGCGGAGCGAGTGTGTATGATGTGGTGATGTTGCAAGCGGTGGTATCCGTATCTGTGGATATGCTTCCTTTGCCTGGCGGAATGGGAATTAGCGAAAATTTATTCCTGATTATTTTTAAGAGTGTTTTTGTAGGAAGTCTGTTGCTACCGGGAATGGTATTGAGTCGTGGAATTGCATATTATGTACAGTTACTATTTAGTGCAGTCATGACTGCAGTAGCACATTTTAGAATAGGGCATTCGCAAACAGAGTGA
- a CDS encoding phosphatase PAP2 family protein, translating into MKEKIQKLIPAYAVFPLLACLAVNFLVYMGIAPIADSWKHYDLTTTFDQAVPIVPEFIIIYLGCYLFWGINYILIAGQGKEHCYRFVTADIMSRLICCLFFLILPTTNIRPELGDGLWENILQFVYDIDAPTRLFPSIHCLVSWFCYIGIRGQKQVPKWYRAFSCVFALLVCASTQFTKQHYIVDVFGGIAIAELTYYIAFHTKCYRPLERLCERIYKRGE; encoded by the coding sequence ATGAAAGAGAAAATTCAAAAACTAATTCCGGCATATGCTGTTTTTCCACTGCTGGCTTGTCTGGCAGTGAATTTTCTTGTTTATATGGGAATTGCTCCGATAGCAGACAGCTGGAAACACTATGATTTAACTACTACTTTTGATCAAGCGGTTCCTATTGTACCGGAATTTATAATTATATATTTAGGATGTTATCTATTCTGGGGAATCAATTATATACTGATTGCAGGTCAAGGCAAGGAACACTGTTATCGTTTTGTGACAGCAGATATTATGTCAAGGTTGATTTGCTGTTTGTTTTTTTTGATTCTTCCGACTACGAATATACGTCCTGAATTAGGTGATGGTTTATGGGAAAACATACTTCAATTTGTGTATGATATAGATGCACCTACGCGCCTATTTCCGTCTATCCATTGCTTGGTTAGCTGGTTTTGCTATATCGGAATCCGAGGACAGAAGCAAGTACCAAAATGGTATCGTGCGTTTTCCTGTGTTTTCGCATTGCTTGTTTGTGCGTCTACACAGTTTACCAAGCAGCATTACATTGTAGATGTGTTCGGTGGAATTGCAATTGCAGAGTTAACCTATTATATTGCATTCCATACGAAGTGTTATCGACCGTTGGAACGGCTATGTGAAAGGATATATAAACGTGGAGAGTAA
- the ppdK gene encoding pyruvate, phosphate dikinase, translating into MAKKWVYLFTEGNANMRELLGGKGANLAEMTKIGLPVPQGFTITTEACTQYYEDGKEINEEIQSQINEYIGKMEDITGKKFGDKKNPLLVSVRSGARASMPGMMDTILNLGLNEEVVNVIAEQSNNPRWAWDCYRRFIQMYSDVVMEVGKKYFEELIDKMKADRGVKQDVELTADDLKELANQFKAEYKSKIGSDFPDDPKEQLMGAIKAVFRSWDNPRANVYRRDNDIPYSWGTAVNVQSMVFGNMGDDCGTGVAFTRDPATGEKGLFGEFLTNAQGEDVVAGVRTPMKISEMQDKFPRAYAQFQVVCNTLEAHYRDMQDMEFTVEHCQLYMLQTRNGKRTAQAALKIACDLVDEGVRNEEEAVAMIDPRNLDTLLHPQFDAAALKAAVPAGKALGASPGAACGKIVFTAEDAKNWAAKGEKVVLVRLETSPEDIEGMKAAQGILTVRGGMTSHAAVVARGMGTCCVSGCGDITMDEENKKFTLGGKEYHEGDFLSLDGSTGNIYDGQIPTVDATIAGEFGRIMGWADKYRKLKVRTNADTPADAKKARELGAEGIGLCRTEHMFFEGDRIDAFREMICSDTVEEREAALAKILPVQQGDFEKLYEALEGNPVTIRFLDPPLHEFVPTEEEDIKKLADAQGKSVETIKAIIDSLHEFNPMMGHRGCRLAVTYPEIAKMQTRAVIRAAINVQKAHPEWTIKPEIMIPLVGEVKELKYVKKMVVKTADEEIAAAGAKLEYEVGTMIEIPRAALTADEIAKEADFFCFGTNDLTQMTFGFSRDDAGKFLGSYYDAKILENDPFARLDQTGVGKLMEMTIKLGKPVNPNLHIGICGEHGGDPSSVEFCHKIGLDYVSCSPFRVPIARLAAAQAAIAEK; encoded by the coding sequence ATGGCTAAAAAGTGGGTTTATTTATTTACAGAAGGTAACGCAAATATGCGAGAACTTCTTGGGGGAAAAGGTGCAAACTTAGCAGAGATGACCAAAATTGGTCTTCCGGTACCACAGGGATTTACCATTACGACAGAGGCATGTACTCAGTATTATGAAGATGGAAAAGAAATTAATGAAGAGATTCAGTCTCAGATTAATGAGTACATAGGTAAAATGGAAGATATTACAGGAAAGAAGTTCGGGGATAAGAAAAATCCGCTTCTGGTATCTGTTCGTTCAGGAGCTAGAGCTTCTATGCCGGGTATGATGGATACAATTTTGAACCTTGGTTTAAATGAAGAAGTAGTAAATGTAATTGCTGAACAATCAAACAATCCACGTTGGGCATGGGATTGCTACAGACGTTTTATCCAGATGTATTCCGATGTCGTTATGGAAGTTGGTAAGAAATACTTCGAAGAATTAATTGATAAAATGAAGGCAGACAGAGGGGTAAAACAGGATGTTGAATTAACTGCTGATGATTTAAAGGAATTAGCAAATCAGTTTAAGGCAGAGTACAAATCTAAGATTGGAAGCGATTTTCCGGATGATCCGAAGGAACAATTGATGGGAGCTATTAAGGCTGTATTCCGTTCTTGGGATAATCCACGTGCAAATGTATATCGTCGCGACAATGATATTCCATATTCTTGGGGAACTGCTGTAAATGTACAGTCTATGGTATTTGGTAATATGGGAGATGATTGTGGTACAGGTGTTGCATTTACTCGTGACCCGGCTACTGGAGAGAAAGGTCTGTTTGGAGAGTTCCTTACTAATGCACAGGGTGAAGATGTAGTTGCAGGTGTTCGTACACCTATGAAAATTTCTGAAATGCAGGATAAGTTCCCAAGAGCTTATGCACAGTTCCAGGTAGTATGCAATACATTAGAGGCACATTACAGAGATATGCAGGATATGGAATTTACCGTTGAACATTGTCAATTGTATATGTTGCAGACGCGTAATGGTAAGAGAACAGCACAGGCGGCATTAAAGATTGCTTGTGATTTAGTAGATGAAGGAGTGAGAAACGAGGAAGAGGCAGTTGCTATGATTGATCCTCGTAATCTGGATACCTTGTTACATCCACAGTTTGATGCGGCAGCATTAAAGGCAGCAGTACCAGCTGGTAAAGCACTTGGAGCATCTCCGGGAGCTGCATGTGGTAAAATCGTATTTACAGCAGAAGACGCAAAGAATTGGGCTGCAAAAGGAGAAAAAGTTGTATTGGTACGTTTGGAAACTTCTCCGGAAGATATTGAAGGTATGAAAGCAGCACAGGGAATCTTAACAGTGCGTGGTGGTATGACCAGTCATGCAGCTGTTGTAGCGCGTGGTATGGGAACCTGTTGTGTATCCGGTTGTGGCGACATCACTATGGATGAAGAAAATAAAAAGTTTACCTTAGGTGGTAAGGAATACCATGAAGGTGACTTCTTATCTTTAGATGGTTCTACAGGTAATATCTATGATGGACAGATTCCAACTGTAGATGCAACTATCGCAGGTGAATTTGGAAGAATCATGGGTTGGGCAGATAAATATAGAAAGTTAAAAGTAAGAACCAATGCAGATACACCGGCAGATGCAAAGAAGGCTCGTGAACTTGGCGCAGAAGGTATCGGTCTTTGCCGTACGGAGCATATGTTCTTTGAAGGTGATAGAATTGATGCATTCCGTGAAATGATTTGCTCTGATACTGTAGAAGAAAGAGAGGCGGCACTTGCCAAAATTCTTCCGGTACAGCAGGGAGATTTTGAGAAACTGTATGAAGCTTTGGAAGGTAATCCGGTTACAATCCGTTTCTTAGATCCGCCTTTGCATGAATTCGTTCCTACGGAAGAAGAAGATATCAAGAAATTGGCAGATGCACAGGGCAAGTCTGTTGAGACCATTAAGGCAATCATTGATTCCTTACATGAATTTAATCCAATGATGGGACACAGAGGATGCCGACTTGCTGTTACTTATCCGGAAATTGCAAAAATGCAGACCAGAGCAGTAATCCGTGCAGCAATCAATGTACAGAAGGCACATCCTGAGTGGACAATCAAACCGGAAATTATGATTCCTTTAGTTGGGGAAGTAAAGGAATTAAAATATGTGAAAAAGATGGTAGTAAAGACTGCTGATGAAGAAATTGCAGCAGCAGGTGCGAAACTGGAATATGAAGTTGGTACTATGATTGAGATTCCAAGAGCAGCATTAACGGCTGATGAGATCGCAAAAGAAGCAGATTTCTTCTGCTTTGGAACCAATGACTTAACCCAGATGACATTTGGATTCTCTCGTGATGATGCAGGTAAGTTCTTAGGTTCTTACTATGATGCAAAAATTTTAGAGAATGATCCTTTTGCAAGACTTGACCAGACTGGTGTTGGTAAGCTGATGGAAATGACCATTAAGTTAGGAAAGCCGGTAAATCCAAACTTACATATTGGTATCTGCGGAGAACATGGTGGGGACCCGTCTTCCGTAGAATTCTGCCACAAGATTGGATTAGATTATGTATCCTGCTCACCATTCCGTGTACCAATTGCACGTTTGGCAGCAGCACAGGCAGCAATTGCTGAAAAATAA
- a CDS encoding glycine--tRNA ligase, giving the protein MEKTMEKIVALAKARGFVYPGSEIYGGLANTWDYGNLGVELKNNVKKAWWQKFIMENPYNVGVDCAILMNPQTWVASGHLGGFSDPLMDCKECHERFRADKIIEDYAQEKGIELKSSVDGWSQEEMMQFIEDNQIPCPTCGKHNFTDIRQFNLMFKTFQGVTEDAKNTVYLRPETAQGIFVNFKNVQRTSRKKIPFGIGQIGKSFRNEITPGNFTFRTREFEQMELEFFCEPGTDLEWFTYWRSFCINWLKSLGIKDDEMRARDHDAEELCFYSKATTDIEFLFPFGWGELWGIADRTDYDLTQHQNTSGQDMTYFDDEKKEKYIPYVIEPSLGADRVVLAFLCAAYDEENIGTEEKPDMRTVLHFHPALAPVKIGVLPLSKKLNEGAEKVFAQLSKKYNCEFDDRGNIGKRYRRQDEIGTPFCITYDFESEEDQAVTVRDRDTMEQERIKIEDLDAYFAKKFEF; this is encoded by the coding sequence ATGGAAAAGACAATGGAAAAAATTGTAGCATTGGCAAAAGCAAGAGGTTTTGTATATCCGGGTTCTGAAATTTATGGTGGACTGGCAAATACTTGGGATTATGGAAATCTAGGTGTAGAACTTAAAAATAATGTAAAAAAAGCATGGTGGCAGAAATTTATTATGGAGAATCCCTATAACGTAGGTGTCGATTGTGCTATTTTAATGAACCCTCAGACATGGGTGGCTTCTGGACACTTGGGTGGCTTTTCAGATCCGTTAATGGATTGTAAGGAATGTCATGAACGTTTTCGTGCAGATAAGATAATTGAAGATTATGCACAGGAAAAAGGAATTGAATTAAAAAGCTCCGTAGACGGATGGAGTCAGGAAGAAATGATGCAGTTTATCGAGGACAATCAGATTCCATGTCCGACTTGTGGAAAACATAACTTTACAGATATTCGTCAGTTCAACCTGATGTTCAAGACTTTCCAGGGAGTTACAGAGGATGCTAAGAATACCGTATATTTAAGACCGGAAACAGCGCAGGGTATCTTTGTAAACTTTAAAAATGTACAAAGAACTTCTCGTAAGAAGATTCCGTTCGGTATCGGACAGATTGGTAAGTCTTTCCGTAATGAAATTACACCAGGTAACTTTACGTTCCGTACCAGAGAATTTGAACAGATGGAATTAGAATTTTTCTGTGAACCGGGAACTGATTTGGAGTGGTTTACATACTGGAGAAGCTTCTGTATTAATTGGTTAAAGAGTCTTGGTATCAAGGACGATGAGATGCGTGCAAGAGATCATGACGCAGAAGAACTTTGTTTTTATAGTAAAGCAACTACTGATATTGAATTCCTGTTTCCATTTGGATGGGGAGAACTTTGGGGAATTGCAGACCGTACCGACTATGACCTGACACAGCATCAGAATACGTCAGGACAGGATATGACTTATTTTGATGATGAGAAGAAGGAAAAATATATTCCATATGTTATTGAGCCATCTTTAGGAGCAGACCGTGTAGTACTTGCGTTCCTTTGTGCTGCGTATGATGAAGAAAATATTGGAACAGAAGAGAAGCCTGACATGAGAACAGTACTTCATTTCCATCCGGCATTGGCACCGGTTAAGATTGGTGTGCTACCATTGTCTAAGAAGTTGAACGAAGGTGCAGAAAAGGTATTTGCACAGCTTTCTAAAAAATACAATTGTGAGTTTGACGATAGAGGAAATATCGGAAAACGTTACAGAAGACAGGATGAAATTGGAACTCCATTCTGTATTACTTACGACTTTGAATCAGAAGAAGATCAGGCAGTAACCGTACGTGACCGTGATACTATGGAGCAGGAAAGAATAAAAATTGAAGATTTAGATGCATACTTTGCAAAGAAGTTTGAATTCTAG